In the genome of Arachis hypogaea cultivar Tifrunner chromosome 9, arahy.Tifrunner.gnm2.J5K5, whole genome shotgun sequence, the window ATGAAAATATTATTGGTAAAGTGAATGGAGAACAATTTTTTAAAGTTGGGGACTATTacaaaatactttaatttttctCTTCTACTTGACATGTTGAGTCCATATTGTAGCAAAATATCTAATTCTTGGTATATGGATCTGTTCTCGTCAATTGATGAGTTGGAATTTGTATAAGATAAATTTGTATCAATgttcaactttgtattttaagCTCCATTGACAGCAAGTTGTAAATTGTGTTGGTAGAATtaaattgtgttggaatgattaAGGATTGCATGACAAAGATTGAACTTAAACTAGACACTTTGACAAAATAATTTACTTTAAAATCCATGTTttaaaatctctttttttttaatggtaTCCAAAATGCTTTTGATTGATTAACTTGTTTAATATATTAGAATAAgtcccaatttaatttaattgtctaTAATCTGAATTACTATTTTCAATTTATTAAAGTTAGTAGTGTTGTTTTTAACTATTATATCTCCTTAATCTTATTTGTAGATGGTTGGAGGTATAATGATTGTGTATCATCATGGAGGTAATTTTGTCACCAAACTAAATAGCAGTTTGATTTATGATAATGATCACATTAATGAGTTGACTGGTCTGGACAAGGATGTATTAGATATATTTTTACTGAGACTACTACAAGGTCCTAGGTTATGATAATATGGTTGAGTGTTGGTGGCTTATTCCTGATAGATCTATAAAGAGTGGACTGCAGACACTAAATTATGACAAAGAGCTGGTAGAGATATACTTCTATGCAAAGAACAATGGGGGACGAATGCACTTATACTATGAGCATGGAGTTTCCTAACCCATGGTAGAGGAAGAAGTACCTGAATTGATAGAGCTAACACCCAATGCCACTGGTGAAGAAAATGATATCAAAGGATCTACACCTAACCCAAAGAATGATACACCAACCATTCTTTTCCATATCAAATCATCCATCAACAGTACAATTGAAGGCCCTTCCAACGCAGTATCCAAGCCCCTACCTAAATCTGCTTCCACCCCTCCGTTGAAGGAGATACTTCAACCGAAACCCACACTTAAGCCCAGGCCAGCACCTAAGGAGAAACCTAAGCCTATACCTAAACGCACTATCTCTTACCGCTAGTCTACAACATACaccaaaaatctaaaaaaaatcaagagaaagaaCAACTACAAAACCAACAAGAATTTGAGAAATAAGACACACAATCAACTTGCAACAATTCAACCAACTCACATTATAGTTAGGACATCCATAAAATGGTCTTTCTGGATTGGAATCCGTCCCAGAACACCAAAGAATAGGACGCAACCCACAACCGCACCAATGCGGAATCTTTCCACCTCTATCACGGTGTGCGTTCTTCACACAGCCACCATGCGAATGAGCTCTGATCTGCTAGAACTACCTGAACCTTGTCTGCTGCTTCCCAACATCCTTTCCAACTCTTGGAGAGACGGCTACAATTTGGGAGAATTAGGGCTGCACTAGGTTTGATTTCATATATTGTGAGGGGTTAAATTGATGCCTTGAAAAATTTGGCTACGTCATCTAACCGTTACAGTGTCAGGTGTCATTTAAAATTGCTAGGTCAACTTTCCGGTGACGAAAAACGGCAGAAGGGCCAAATTGAGCCAcaagtcaaaatttcaaggtACACTTTGAGTCAATTGAAACATTGAGGCCTAAATTGAGTCGGAGACAAATTTCATGggtcattttgagtattaactcaatttaaatcattaatatttttcattatttttaaaaattatatttaattatttagaaatacatatatctcgtttacaatataaACGAGATAACATGTATAAGATTTACACAGATATATAAAAGTTGAAAAAATACACATATCTGATAAACGAGATACGtgcaaaattatctcgtttacactgtaaacgtaaacgagataagaaaagagtatttattttgataaatattgtttaaataattattttagtaattattataattaatttatttattaaaataaaaaatccatttTAATTCGACATGTCTATTTTAATAAGGGTACATTTATTTGGGATTCTCATAAAGGtgattttataactttttgcaCATTCTTGAAAAAAACTAAACTGATTTTAATGGAATCTACTCTATTcagttttttttaaaatgaaaattgaaaacttttcttttcaatattttattattttataatctttatgtcgatatatatatttaaaacacGAATATTTTagagaacaaagaaaagaaagtaaaagtttATTTCTGTTAATAAAAAAAGACAAATTGACTAGTTAAATCTGACTATCTTTTTGTCAATTCTCAGTATCTTTAAAGGAGattctttgttgttttaatttttagaatactTTCTTTTTGTCAGGCTAAAATATTTTTTCGCATTCATTTGGGTCGTGTACTGccccagaaaataaaaaataaaacaagataaaattataaaaaaaaaagaaatgaatcaAATGATTGGTTGTATTGATAAATGAAATGAAAACGGGAGATTGCGTCTGCAACAGGAAGGTGAGCGCGTGACGGCGAACCTTCTCACATCTTTCACTCTTTTCTCCCTCTTTCGTCGCACACTCTTTTTTAGCTGTCCTCTTGTTTTTCCAATTTTGCCCTCAGCTCTTTTGACATTTCTCAATTCTGTCCTCTCCCTTCTTCCACAACGACTCCATGACCTACTCCTTCAagtcatagagctcaaactctgtTGCTCTTGTTTcgtttttcttctcaaatttccCAAACCTTTTTAGGGTTTTGGTCAAAAGAGGTTGACCTTTAATGGAGCCTCGAGTTGGGAACAAGTTCCGTATCGGTCGGAAAATTGGTAGCGGATCCTTTGGAGAGATCTATCTCGGTGAGCTTTCtcccctctcttttttttttttttttgtacataaTTGAACTTCTAATTTCCAAATTTTCCGATTAAGTTTTTcagattaatttatttaaaaattttttgtgtaGGTACTAATATTCAAACAAATGAAGAGGTTGCGATTAAGCTTGTGAGTACTCTGATCTACctattttaattttgaagaataaaTAGTAATAATGAAATTGGTGTTTGTAAAGTTGTAATAGTGTTGTTGCTGCTGAGAAAATTCCAAGAGCTGCTGAAATTAGGAGAATTGTAATGTTTTAGTGACTTTCGAAGGAATGAATATGCAGAActagtttttttttcttaagaGTGATATATTAGAGCTACGGGGTGCTGTAGTGCATGGCAATTTAAGGTTTCTGCATATTTCTGTtgcaaaattaaattattgaagGACAAGTCATGTGTGTCTGATCGAGCATGctatttgtcttggttttctttcTTATTCAGGAAAATATCAAAACCAAGCACCCTCAGTTGCTGTATGAATCAAAGCTGTATAAAATACTGCAAGGAGGAAGTAATCTTCTATCATACTgaaattttgttttttctttggaGTTCTTTGCTTTTCATTGACTTCATGTTAATCACTCGGCTTAAACTATTTTTGGTTTGTTGGCAGCTGGGATCCCAAATGTGAAATGGTATGGCGTAGAAGGAGAATACAATGTGCTTGTGATGGATTTACTGGGCCCTAGTCTTGAGGATTTATTCAATTTCTGTAGTCGGAAATTGTCTCTCAAAACTGTTCTCATGCTTGCTGATCAGATGGTTGGTTTTACCTTATTAAGTCGACATCCTTCTAATTTACTTTcacttattttattaaaaatggcATAATCTTGAATTATTTGCAGATAAATCGAGTTGAATTTGTTCATTCAAAATCATTTTTGCATCGGGATATCAAGCCAGACAATTTCCTCATGGGTTTAGGGAGGCGTGCGAATCAAGTATTAGTTTAATTCTTCATGTTTTAGAAAAAAGGAAAATTCTTCCATATAGTATATTGATGTATCCTCTTCATATTTTCCTTTTCTGTAGGTGTATATCATTGACTTTGGTCTTGCTAAGAAATACAGGGACACTTCTACACATCAGCATATTCCTTACAGGTCTCCTTTTCTACAATCATTCttacttattatttattttatttgattttatgtacCATGGTTAGAAGTTTCAACATGAAATTATTTTGGATTTTTGGAATTCTAGAATAATCCTTTATTATGGGAAAACCAATATCTGAAATGTTAGATATTGCTGCTCGTGACAGACTGACTATTTAATTGTTGAGATTTATGGTAAAAGAGTAGCACATAAATCTATAAATAATTTTGTGGCTGTTTGCTGTCAACATTCTTGTGTGGTTTCTATGAATTTGACTTGCTTGTTTGCTCTGCAGAGAGAATAAGAATTTGACAGGAACGGCTAGGTATGCTAGCATGAATACTCATCTTGGAATTGGTATGCCCTTAAATGTCTCTCTTGTTCAAAAccctttgattattttttattgagcCATGGATCTGACCTGAAATATTATTTCATGCTTGAATAGAGCAAAGCCGCAGGGATGATTTAGAGTCACTTGGatatgttcttatgtattttttaagGGGAAGGTAATTTGTTTTCCACCATTCTTATTTTGTATTTCTCATATTTCGTTATCACCTATAATCTTTTATTTGGTATTTCTGCAGTCTGCCTTGGCAGGGACTAAAAGCAGGAAATAAGAAACAGAAATATGAAAAAATCAGTGAGAAGAAAGTTTCTACTTCAATTGAGGTATTACTAtgtgattaaaaaaattgttCTCTTTCATAGTATCTATAttctttctattttaaaattgtaaCTGATTATGCATTGCTTGTTGGTCAGTCTCTCTGTCGTGGCTATCCCTCAGAATTTGCGTCATACTTCCATTACTGCCGGTCACTTAGGTTTGATGATAAACCAGATTACGCTTATTTGAAGAGACTTTTTCGTGACCTTTTCATTCGTGAAGGTTTGaaccttcttttcctttttatatttcaATCTTCGGTGTACTATTAGAATACTAAGTGTCTATCTTAATATGTAATTTGTCCTCTTGCTCCAGGATTCCAGTTTGATTATGTGTTCGATTGGACCATATTGAAATATCAACAGTCTCAAGTTGCCACTCCTCCTGCCCGTGCTGTGGTAAGTGACATTGTGCTATCAGGTGGTGTTAACTTTCTGATTGTTGAGATTGGATTATTTAATTGGAAGTGACTCTTGCAGGCTCCTGCTGCTGGACCAAGTTCTGGCATGCCATCAGCTGTTTTGAATGCTGACGGCCAGTCAGGtatacttttctttttgctttacaTCTCTCATCCATCATTTTCTCTACCTTGATTGAGGCATTTATAGTCTGTCATATTGAAGAGTGCTTTCATAGGATTCAGTGATCCCCTGGTTGTTctgttatatattattttccTGTTAATTTTGATgttcaactcaccttctctcatTTTGTGTAGGTGGAGAAGATGGTAGGCGAATTGGTTGGTCTTCATCAGATCCTACCCGTAGAAGACACTCTGGACCCATTGCTAATGATGGAATCTTATCTAGACAAAAAGCCCAACTTATAAATGACTCGACTGGATCTAAAGATGCTATGGTGCGACTATATAATTTTGGGTCAATTTATGTTCATTATATTTTGCATGTTTCACTTGGAAAGTTCCAAGATGATGGTCTGTTTATGCATAAGTTTCGTATTGTTCTCTTCCCCATTATTATGCATCCCTAAATATTTATTCCATgctaaataaatagataatattCTAAAATTGATAGAGAAACTCACTATTGAAGTAACATTAAATCTAAATATGAGGAAATATAGTAAAAATCATTGGCAGAAAGTAACAAAATTGATTCCTTGACTCACGTATTCAGACCAGCATGAAGAGTTTGTAGTTTGAATATTCATGCGAGGTATGATCTCTTCgcaaatagaatgaaagtggtcTATGTGCAGTAGCTGTTCCTGATTTACTTTGTGATTGCCTTATTTGGtatatcttttcttattattACAAAATGAAAGTTCCTACTGATTAAGGTCAACAGGGTATGTCTATATTGTGGCTAGTTTCCATGTTGTTCATGaaattttattcatgttttttgCAGTTGCCAAGTTCTAATTTCTTCCTCTCAAGTGGATCTAACAGGCGAGGTGCTGTATCCAGCAGCCGTGATGCGCTCGTTGGTGGTGAGACAGAGCCCTCTCGTCCCCTCACCATGGAATCTACTCAAGGTGCACTTCGAAAAATGTCCGGCCCTCAAAGAAGTTCACCCATCACATCATCTGAGCTCAACCGACCAACCTCTGGCAGAAACCCAGCAAACGGAAAGAATTTGGAGTCCACTGTTAAAGGCATAGAAAGCCTGCATTTCAATGATGAGAGGGCACAGTATTAGGAGTTGCCTCTCTTCGATTACCCTTTGTAAATTCTGAAAAACTTCTATACTCTTTCGCACAAACTACGGAAGTGAGTGTTATCTTTGCATTGTGTTGAAGAAAAGCAGCAAACAAATTGGAAATAATCCGgtaagtataaaataaatatatctttagGTAGTTTCCTTGACAAAAACTAGCCTCGTAAAAGGGCTTCTGTTCATACAATTTGTGATGTACCAAAAAAATGTCTACTTTACTCTTAATATCGATATCTCTATCTAAATCTTTCATAATATTTTGTGATTTTGTCATGTTTCATGTGACATTGATTATTActcttgctttcttttcttttcttttctgttttcatcTCTTTTTCCCGGTAATaagttgtgttttttttttcctttcattaTTTGTGGATAAAAATTTTAGGTGTAGATTATGTAGTAACGACTCTTGTTTTCTGCCCTCTTTTGATACATTGATACCTTTTACCCTGGCTGGTAAGCCTGTAATTTCATAGCTACTCTCCATGCACCCTAAATTTTAACTAAAGAAAGCACAAGCAAATACTTTGTATAGTTATTATGTCTCGAATGTGGAATTTATATAGATTTCTCCATCATTAAATAGGACGTAAAGGTAAGACTTTGACTCATCTTATCTGCACTCATCTCTCGATTCGTGTTATGGTCTCTTATATGTCATAAAAGGAATCACTGCTAAGATTTGAATCCATCCAAGACTATTGATGATGAGATTATATATTTTCTATCTTAACgaattttacattaattattttttttatgtattaacAATAGCATTCAAATTTATCGACTAGTAAGAAATACATTGAATATGAGTATCACAACTAAGATGATAAAGGATGGATGCCTGATGAAACATTTAGAGTAGTCTATTAAATAATAGCTGCTGCTGGCACAGTGGGAAACGGCCGTGCATTTTACTATTTTAGTTTgggaaaaagacaaataggtccctgacttttcaaacttttgacaaatacattcctgacaaaatttaaatacaaaaaagtccatgactttaacaaacggaggatAATTTAGTTcttccgtctatttgcctctcatacacctaacggaactggctgacgtggctgaaacggtgtccaggtgtccgttacggtgccacgttggaaggagaaaaaagttcgaaggacaaataagtccttaacgtcattttacaaataaagtttgaaggacaaataggtccttgagaattttttttttcaaaattaataaattcatttcctaaattctctcatctacctctctccatttttatatttctctctactatttttactctatatataattatattttatattagtaatttgacaaatcaaaatatgtcattcgattttttttataattaaaatattttaaatgtaaaattatacacattaaattattttaaattttagataacgaatgttaaaattaattactaataaaaaattagactttttcatataaaaataataactaaaaatcttattatttaattttttatctgcagatatcttggtcttcttagtcagaaaattttgtcaacttacgacttttttgtaaaagtaattttattttataaatcttttgtgtcatgcataatttatactgttagaacaaagtgaactataatttaaaaaaaatattcttgtaatgttattatgcataaaaatactagttctaatataatacacaaatgcactaatgctaacttaatacatgaatgatgcacaaatgaactaatgctaacttgatacataaatgaactgatgctaactaatgccactggtatgatgaaaactgaactaatgcaatttaacaaattctaatataatacacaaatgtactaaaactaaactaatgcaatttaagaaaaagagtagaaacataacaagcccaatttctacaattttaatacaaataatttaaattgtagaataaaacaagttaactagatttcaaaatataagcataattttatcagaaattatttttaatatggaaagaaaattggtattttggttgaatattgacatttgaagtgtattacagtATTGTGAAAATTATTTAACACGCCCCCACGTGTTGGCTAAGATGCTGCCATGTGTTcaacacgccccccacgtgttggTCAGAATGATGCCACGTATATGATAGGCAAGGTATTTTtacaactaactcatttgtgcaggtgatGCAGGAGGAACTGATCCCAGCGGAGATAACCAGCTATAGCTTCACCAGGACTATTTGGAAGGGGCTGGTTTCGCCTAGAGTGGAGCTCTTTGTCTGGTTTGTTCTAATAGGAAGAGTGAATACAAAGGACAGGTTGAGCCGGTTTGGAATTATCAGCCAGGAAGATGTTACTTGTGTTCTTTGTAACAACGAGGTGGAGGATGTAAATCACTTGTTTTTAGGATGTATTTTTGCTTGGCAGGTATGGAGTGCTTGGATTTTAGCCTTTGGCCGACGGTGGTCATACCCGGGATCGATGAAAGAACACTTTCTTAGTTGGACAGAAGAACCGCGAAGGATGGAAGAGCGTAATCACCGGTTGAGGTGCTTCTGCGCGATCGTCTGGAACTTATGGTTGGAAAGAAATAGACGGATTTTTCAGCACACAAGGAAAGGAGTTGAAGAAATCATCAACATATCTTCGAGTAGTACTAACGAGTGGAGTGGTGGGGCTCCCTttagttgttgatggctatgccggagaAGACAGGGGGACGTTTTTGTATAGTTTATTTTGTTAGTTCCGCTTGTTTTTAGTTATGTAACCTGGTCGCTCCACTAATATTGTGTTGAGctgtttgatttcaaaaaaaaaacaaaaaaaatccaccCATCTATAATTACACCACATTCTcccattttcaacaaaaacaccaatattttttccatacaaaaaaaattagcctaattttataaactaaattctcataatagaagcataatagaagtataatgaaaaaaaaaaaattctcaaagacctatttgtccttcgaactttttttcccttccaacgtggcaccgtaacggacacctgtattccgtttcagccacgtcagccagttccgttaggtgtatgagaggcaaatagacggaaggactaaattgtcctccgttgttaaagtcagggacttttttgtatttaaattttgtcagggatgtatttgtcaaaagtttAAAAAGTCAGGGACCTATCTGTCTTTTTCCCTTTTAGTTTTAGAAAGAATCCAGATCCGTTCAAATAGAATTTacatcctctaaattttaaatttttattttagagggtaaagtgtAATTTTCTATCATTAAAtagttttttttcatatttattttttgtctcacttttaaaataaatagtgaaagatcacactttactttctaaagtgaaattcaaaatttagagaatccagATTCATTCAAATAATGATTCCAatacttcaaaaaaaatttaagtaaagTGACAATTAGGTCCTTAAATATTTTGACTTTGAACTAATTAGttcctaaagaaaaaaaaataccaattaaTCATCTAGGATAGCAAACGGTGGACACAAGATGTTCTTCTATCAATTCATCAACTAAAGTTTAACAGTAATACTTATATGTACTATTAATTACTCTAACGTGTATATCTATGAAAGATAGTCCTGTAAATAACAACTTTTGGAGCAAAATTCACTTGTTTTGATAGGATTTGTGATAAACAGAGAAAAGATAATAAATGGTATATGAAAACTCAAAAGATAATAAATGTTTCACTGTCCAAAACTATATCGACAATAACGAGACATGTAATACTGTAAATAacgaaatacataaaaaattccaTTTCGTTTCACACTGTTTATTGACAGAAAGACATACATGTCTATCATTTGTTATCTCTAcctaattgatatttttttttcttcaagagGACTAATAAGTCTAAAGTCAACATTTTCAAAGATCTAATTGTCACCttactcaaaaaataaaaataaaaataaaatataaaactaattcCATCTCACTATATTGAGCATTGAGAGCCTAGTTTGTTTTACATGATGTGCGAATTCAGCATATAAGATAGAAACATATTCGATTTATTTACTTAGTTAGTAAGTTGATACTTACTGAATGCATTTTAAAACACTCTTGCCACTTTACTTAACATTCAATAATAATGTCTAGTAATTCAGCAGGAACCATCCAGAGTGGAGGAGAAAACTTCATTTCACATTTATTCTCTTTCTCTCCTTGCTTTCTTACGATGATAAAAGTAGTCAGAATTTGTTAACTTCTTTCAAATTCAAATAGATTATAGTATATTACATCTAAATTCGCACTGAAGATTAGGAAATTCAACTTGCATTCATTTTTATATTATGTGACACCTTAAATTGTAGCCTTTCCTAAGGATGagaaaatttaattttagatttagAATCCAAAATAAAACTACAGTATAGTATTAGTATCACCGTCAATAGCCTCTTATTTTCAGTCACTTTGTTATATATCTTTGAATATGTATTTACTTTTTAGACAGATAGTGACAACCGACAAGTAGTATGTTAAATTCAGTTAAAAATGAATAAGCATAATATTATGGATCAATTTTTTTAGCGAGAAAgttgataaaaatttaaaaataattaaaatattattttactattttatcaatcttttttctaatattattcaatctatacaaaaaattttcaatgacaaaagattttttttaattttttagtgtgtttgacaaattttcaatagtaaaagtaaaagtattcgaaaaattaaaaaaatcattttttagaagttataatttacatctttttttaaaagatttttttcttaaaaaaaaagatatttttcacataataaatgaataaaaaaatatttttatcttattttatccaaacataattaatagataaaaaaatctttttacacgagatatttaaacataaaatcacttttatttttataaaaaatatcatttaaaaaaaatattttttgagaatGACGCCCAAACAAATCCTATATCGAGAGTGAAATTTCTAAATTACTTACCTTTGAATCTATGATATACGGTggacaaaacaacaaaaattaaaattttttaagaaaaatatattaccTATGAAATAAACGTTTGTTCTTCATGAGTGCTATTAATTAAGGTACTTAACTCGTGAAACCAAGTATTAATtaatcaccaccatccatggataGCTTGGGAGCATGTGTTCTTGATCCACCTGAAGCTCTTCCTAAGAGATCCTTTCATTTTGCCTTCAACAGAATAAATCTTGTAGCTAgctactctct includes:
- the LOC112710184 gene encoding casein kinase 1-like protein 2 isoform X1 is translated as MEPRVGNKFRIGRKIGSGSFGEIYLGTNIQTNEEVAIKLENIKTKHPQLLYESKLYKILQGGTGIPNVKWYGVEGEYNVLVMDLLGPSLEDLFNFCSRKLSLKTVLMLADQMINRVEFVHSKSFLHRDIKPDNFLMGLGRRANQVYIIDFGLAKKYRDTSTHQHIPYRENKNLTGTARYASMNTHLGIEQSRRDDLESLGYVLMYFLRGSLPWQGLKAGNKKQKYEKISEKKVSTSIESLCRGYPSEFASYFHYCRSLRFDDKPDYAYLKRLFRDLFIREGFQFDYVFDWTILKYQQSQVATPPARAVAPAAGPSSGMPSAVLNADGQSGGEDGRRIGWSSSDPTRRRHSGPIANDGILSRQKAQLINDSTGSKDAMLPSSNFFLSSGSNRRGAVSSSRDALVGGETEPSRPLTMESTQGALRKMSGPQRSSPITSSELNRPTSGRNPANGKNLESTVKGIESLHFNDERAQY
- the LOC112710184 gene encoding casein kinase 1-like protein 2 isoform X2, giving the protein MEPRVGNKFRIGRKIGSGSFGEIYLGTNIQTNEEVAIKLENIKTKHPQLLYESKLYKILQGGTGIPNVKWYGVEGEYNVLVMDLLGPSLEDLFNFCSRKLSLKTVLMLADQMINRVEFVHSKSFLHRDIKPDNFLMGLGRRANQVYIIDFGLAKKYRDTSTHQHIPYRENKNLTGTARYASMNTHLGIEQSRRDDLESLGYVLMYFLRGSLPWQGLKAGNKKQKYEKISEKKVSTSIESLCRGYPSEFASYFHYCRSLRFDDKPDYAYLKRLFRDLFIREGFQFDYVFDWTILKYQQSQVATPPARAVAPAAGPSSGMPSAVLNADGQSGGEDGRRIGWSSSDPTRRRHSGPIANDGILSRQKAQLINDSTGSKDAMARCCIQQP